In Bacillus sp. Cs-700, one genomic interval encodes:
- a CDS encoding UDP-glucose/GDP-mannose dehydrogenase family protein — MEICIVGAGYVGLTTSALLSDLGHNVHVIDKDISKIEILNKGKSPIHEPGLEELLVKNQQQGRLVFSDDREACILNSPILLIAVGTPSKPNGDSDLTAIKKVFEHIAMNITSYKLVVVKSTVPPGSNEWFHQYLLDQGVDEKMFDIVSNPEFLREGTAVYDSFHPDKVVVGSKSKQARDEVKHLYKSLQAPYIETSLTGAELVKYASNAFLATKISFVNEFARICDGYNVNILDVTKAIGLDPRIGPHFLQSGLGYGGSCFPKDLDAITYAARKKRIKTSLLDAVKKVNHQQVDIYVDKLAETLKGFKGKQITVWGLSFKPNTDDIRDSRAIILCERLIEKGCTIIAYDPKATSYNHHIKEENDLYNAVHQSDALIVATEWEEFNQADWRKVNRLMRGNIILDGRNTLDQKAIRASGLRYLGVARP, encoded by the coding sequence ATGGAAATTTGTATTGTTGGGGCCGGTTATGTTGGATTAACAACTTCTGCCCTACTTTCTGATCTTGGTCATAATGTCCATGTGATTGATAAAGATATCTCAAAAATTGAGATCTTAAATAAAGGGAAATCTCCAATCCACGAACCAGGCTTAGAAGAATTACTAGTCAAGAACCAGCAGCAAGGTCGGTTAGTTTTTTCTGATGACCGAGAAGCTTGCATTCTTAACTCTCCGATTCTTTTGATTGCTGTCGGAACACCTTCTAAACCGAACGGAGATAGTGATTTAACCGCTATTAAAAAAGTGTTTGAACATATTGCTATGAACATTACTTCTTATAAATTGGTTGTTGTCAAAAGCACAGTGCCACCAGGAAGTAATGAGTGGTTTCATCAGTACCTACTCGATCAGGGAGTAGATGAGAAAATGTTCGATATTGTATCGAACCCTGAATTTCTGAGAGAAGGCACCGCTGTCTATGACTCTTTTCATCCCGATAAAGTCGTGGTCGGATCAAAGTCGAAACAAGCAAGAGATGAGGTAAAGCACCTCTATAAGAGTTTACAAGCACCCTATATTGAAACAAGTTTAACTGGAGCTGAATTGGTAAAATATGCGTCTAACGCTTTTCTTGCAACGAAAATTTCATTCGTTAACGAATTTGCGCGAATTTGTGATGGATATAATGTAAACATCCTTGATGTGACGAAGGCGATTGGGCTCGATCCTAGAATTGGCCCCCATTTTCTTCAATCAGGATTAGGATATGGGGGATCTTGCTTTCCGAAAGATTTGGACGCCATCACCTATGCTGCTCGTAAGAAAAGGATTAAAACAAGTTTGCTAGATGCTGTTAAGAAAGTAAATCATCAACAAGTGGACATTTACGTAGATAAACTTGCAGAAACATTAAAAGGCTTTAAAGGGAAACAAATTACCGTTTGGGGACTTTCTTTTAAACCGAATACGGATGACATTCGAGACTCTAGAGCGATTATTCTCTGTGAACGGCTAATTGAAAAAGGATGTACAATTATCGCTTATGATCCTAAAGCCACATCCTATAACCATCACATTAAAGAAGAAAATGATCTTTATAATGCCGTGCATCAATCCGACGCGTTAATTGTGGCTACTGAGTGGGAGGAATTTAACCAGGCTGATTGGCGTAAAGTAAATCGCTTGATGAGAGGAAACATCATACTAGATGGAAGAAATACCCTCGACCAAAAAGCCATCCGTGCATCAGGATTACGCTACCTGGGGGTGGCCCGCCCATGA
- a CDS encoding hydrolase, whose translation MSLFNECGKASNHSDDHCNSCICKMLRKLTAGRIVDIILSGEDFTNLVFTCFDSKTCCATFLDETSTFIADCNKIEAIRLVNG comes from the coding sequence ATGAGCTTATTTAATGAGTGTGGAAAAGCTTCGAATCATTCAGATGATCATTGCAATAGTTGTATTTGTAAAATGCTAAGAAAACTGACCGCTGGTAGAATAGTGGATATTATCTTGTCAGGTGAAGACTTTACTAACCTTGTCTTTACATGCTTCGATTCAAAAACATGCTGTGCAACTTTTTTAGATGAAACGAGTACATTTATCGCAGACTGTAATAAGATTGAAGCCATTCGCTTAGTTAATGGTTAA